One window of the Chryseobacterium sp. CY350 genome contains the following:
- a CDS encoding M56 family metallopeptidase: METIILKIILCSGIVLGLYYLFLAKEKTLTFNRFYLLFGLVFSYSVPFLAIQTEQTEKKKPAVFFEQEIQQQFEQTPVAAQNDAFDYFQLLWIAYFIISAILVLKIMYLIIKIKSLKGRKIIYQNRTVVLLEKQISPFSFLNVIYISKNYYKDGKIDDRIFLHEEIHVKQKHSLDVLFIEFLKAFSWFNPIIYFYKNAMITNHEFLADEEVILKNAGIKNYQELILKEVLKQQNLNLTHQFNFNNTKKRFIMMTKTNSKFAKAKKYLAIPAFAVLTVVFAEKVYANDSSSENLVESNILSDDPYTEFKKILSKYSKLLEKKEYAEFEKKISDEEKQKLAELYGKLSDQQQNEQPIIFLNLSDYKKIVPTAKEIIDFSNARKYLVVINGRQVGNAELAKYKSSDFSYYSITESSPKPFSVTLMTNAYFKKYVEEKKPVMAFISSDITSPSSRKSLSQDTITPRKTVDVKLIEQKSATSTSDARYVQDLAIDPPVKVSNEYTTTPEYPGGINAMRNKVSQNFNGSILKGDEGIVRSDIQFVIDENGEVSNIKTMGNNEIFNNEAYKAVRLANENITWKPATKDGNPVKYIFKLPLTMKFESAIKTQ, encoded by the coding sequence ATGGAAACCATAATATTAAAAATAATTCTTTGTTCAGGAATTGTACTTGGTCTCTACTATTTATTTTTGGCAAAAGAAAAAACTCTTACCTTCAATAGATTCTACTTGTTATTTGGGCTAGTTTTCTCATATTCAGTGCCTTTTTTAGCAATTCAGACAGAACAGACTGAGAAGAAAAAACCTGCTGTTTTTTTTGAACAAGAAATTCAACAGCAATTCGAACAAACTCCGGTTGCCGCTCAAAACGACGCTTTTGATTACTTTCAATTACTTTGGATCGCTTACTTTATCATATCAGCAATCCTTGTTTTGAAAATAATGTATTTGATTATAAAAATCAAATCATTAAAAGGTAGAAAAATTATATATCAGAACAGAACTGTTGTTTTACTTGAAAAACAGATCTCGCCTTTCAGTTTTCTTAATGTCATTTACATTTCAAAGAATTATTACAAAGACGGAAAAATTGATGACAGAATATTTCTTCATGAAGAGATTCACGTAAAGCAAAAACATTCATTAGACGTACTATTTATAGAGTTTTTGAAAGCATTTTCATGGTTCAACCCAATTATTTATTTCTATAAAAATGCAATGATTACCAATCATGAATTTTTGGCAGATGAAGAAGTGATCCTTAAAAACGCAGGCATTAAAAATTATCAGGAGCTCATTCTGAAAGAAGTCCTTAAGCAACAGAATTTAAATTTAACACACCAATTCAATTTCAATAACACTAAAAAAAGATTTATTATGATGACAAAAACAAATTCAAAATTTGCGAAAGCGAAAAAATATTTGGCTATTCCTGCATTTGCAGTTTTGACGGTGGTCTTTGCAGAAAAAGTTTACGCGAATGATTCATCGTCAGAAAATTTAGTTGAAAGCAATATACTTTCTGATGATCCATATACTGAGTTTAAAAAGATATTATCTAAATACTCAAAACTACTTGAAAAGAAGGAATACGCTGAATTTGAAAAGAAAATTTCAGATGAAGAGAAGCAGAAACTTGCTGAACTCTATGGCAAACTTAGTGATCAACAACAGAACGAACAACCTATTATATTTTTAAATCTATCTGATTACAAGAAGATAGTTCCCACAGCAAAAGAAATCATTGATTTTTCAAATGCGCGAAAATATTTAGTCGTAATTAATGGTAGACAAGTTGGTAATGCAGAACTAGCAAAGTACAAAAGCTCAGACTTTTCATATTATTCGATAACCGAAAGCAGTCCAAAGCCATTCTCTGTGACTTTAATGACTAATGCTTATTTTAAAAAATATGTTGAAGAAAAAAAACCTGTTATGGCTTTCATAAGTTCTGATATAACTTCTCCAAGTAGTAGAAAATCATTGTCACAGGATACAATTACACCACGGAAAACTGTAGATGTAAAATTGATTGAGCAAAAGTCTGCAACTTCTACTTCTGATGCAAGATATGTACAGGATTTGGCTATTGACCCTCCTGTAAAGGTTTCAAACGAATATACAACTACACCAGAATATCCAGGTGGAATTAATGCTATGCGAAATAAAGTTTCACAGAATTTCAATGGTTCCATTCTTAAAGGTGATGAAGGAATTGTACGATCAGATATTCAGTTTGTTATTGATGAAAATGGAGAAGTCTCTAATATAAAAACAATGGGCAACAATGAAATATTTAATAACGAAGCATACAAGGCTGTAAGGCTGGCAAACGAAAATATCACATGGAAGCCTGCAACAAAAGACGGGAACCCTGTCAAATACATATTCAAACTTCCATTAACAATGAAATTTGAGTCAGCAATAAAAACACAGTAA
- the uvrB gene encoding excinuclease ABC subunit UvrB: MKFTLQSEYKPTGDQPTAIEKLTEGLEIGEKYQTLLGVTGSGKTFTVANVIHNTQKPTLVLAHNKTLAAQLFMEFKEFFPENAVEYFVSYYDYYQPEAYIASSGTYIEKDLSINEEVEKLRLSAIASLLSGRRDVLIVASVSCIYGVGNPAEFHKSLISLQIGEKTTRTSLLHSLVNALYSRTLADFSRGTFRVKGDVVDIFPAYADNGVRIQFFGDEIEKIQSFDPVSGNTTANFDQIQIYPANLFVTSKETLNGAIRNIQDDMVKQVDFFSEIGKPLESKRLQERTELDLEMIKELGYCSGIENYSRYLDGRLPGSRPFCLLDYFPKDYLMVIDESHVTVPQVHAMYGGDRSRKEALVEYGFRLPAAMDNRPLKFEEFEAIQNQVIYVSATPADYELEKTGGEYIEQIIRPTGLLDPIIEIRPSLNQIDDLMEEIRKRAEIDERVLVTTLTKKMAEELTKYFTKFGIRTRYIHSDVETLERIQIMQDLRLGIFDVLIGVNLLREGLDLPEVSLVAILDADKEGMLRSRRSMIQTVGRAARNLNGRAILYADKITKSMQSTIDETEYRRQKQMAYNEEHGKVPMALNKKISENLVGRSKDFPDEKYTQKQILQKVADVKATYATEDVEKLIAQKQKEMEGAAKNLDFIKAAQLRDEIAALKG; the protein is encoded by the coding sequence ATGAAATTTACGCTTCAATCAGAATATAAACCAACCGGAGACCAACCAACAGCCATTGAAAAACTGACCGAAGGTTTAGAAATCGGTGAAAAATATCAGACTTTACTCGGGGTGACAGGTTCCGGGAAAACTTTTACCGTTGCCAATGTTATTCATAATACCCAAAAACCAACTTTAGTTTTAGCACACAATAAAACTTTAGCAGCGCAGCTTTTCATGGAGTTTAAAGAATTCTTCCCCGAAAACGCTGTTGAATATTTTGTGAGTTACTATGATTATTATCAGCCCGAAGCTTACATCGCAAGTTCAGGAACTTATATCGAAAAGGATTTGAGTATCAATGAAGAGGTAGAAAAACTGCGACTTTCTGCGATTGCAAGTTTGCTCTCAGGGAGACGAGATGTTTTGATCGTTGCTTCAGTATCATGTATATATGGTGTCGGAAATCCCGCAGAGTTTCATAAATCATTAATTTCTTTACAAATTGGTGAGAAGACAACCAGAACTTCTCTTCTACACTCTTTAGTTAATGCTTTATATTCCAGAACGTTGGCAGACTTCTCAAGAGGTACGTTTCGTGTGAAAGGTGATGTTGTCGACATTTTCCCCGCTTACGCTGATAATGGCGTGAGAATTCAGTTTTTTGGGGACGAAATTGAGAAGATTCAAAGTTTTGATCCCGTTTCAGGAAATACAACTGCAAATTTTGATCAGATTCAAATTTATCCTGCAAACCTATTTGTGACTTCAAAAGAAACTTTGAATGGAGCGATTAGAAATATTCAGGACGACATGGTAAAACAGGTCGATTTTTTCTCTGAAATAGGGAAACCTTTAGAATCAAAAAGACTTCAGGAAAGAACAGAACTTGATCTTGAAATGATTAAAGAATTGGGTTACTGCTCAGGAATTGAAAACTATTCGCGTTATCTTGATGGTAGACTTCCAGGCTCAAGACCTTTCTGTCTTTTAGATTATTTCCCGAAAGATTACCTGATGGTGATTGATGAAAGTCACGTTACCGTACCGCAAGTTCATGCTATGTATGGCGGTGACAGAAGTCGTAAGGAAGCTTTGGTAGAATACGGATTCCGACTTCCCGCCGCGATGGATAACCGACCTCTCAAATTTGAGGAATTTGAAGCCATTCAGAATCAGGTTATTTATGTTTCTGCAACTCCTGCAGATTACGAACTGGAAAAAACGGGCGGAGAATATATCGAACAAATTATTCGTCCAACAGGACTTTTAGATCCCATTATTGAAATTCGTCCTTCTTTAAATCAGATTGATGATTTAATGGAAGAAATCAGAAAACGTGCAGAAATTGACGAACGAGTTTTAGTCACAACTTTAACCAAAAAAATGGCTGAAGAACTGACTAAATATTTTACAAAGTTCGGAATAAGAACACGATACATTCACTCCGATGTTGAAACTTTAGAACGTATTCAGATCATGCAGGATCTTCGTCTCGGAATTTTTGATGTCCTAATTGGTGTCAATTTGCTAAGAGAAGGTTTAGATTTACCGGAAGTTTCTTTAGTAGCCATATTAGATGCCGACAAAGAAGGAATGCTGAGAAGCAGAAGATCAATGATTCAGACGGTCGGAAGAGCAGCAAGAAACCTAAACGGAAGAGCTATTCTCTATGCAGATAAAATCACAAAATCAATGCAGTCTACCATTGATGAAACCGAATATCGCCGACAAAAACAGATGGCTTACAATGAGGAACACGGTAAAGTTCCGATGGCATTAAACAAAAAGATTTCAGAAAATTTGGTTGGAAGAAGCAAAGATTTTCCTGACGAAAAATATACACAGAAACAAATTTTGCAAAAAGTTGCAGATGTGAAAGCTACTTACGCTACTGAAGATGTTGAGAAACTTATTGCCCAAAAGCAAAAGGAAATGGAAGGCGCGGCGAAAAATTTAGATTTTATAAAAGCTGCACAATTGAGAGATGAGATTGCTGCCTTGAAAGGATAA
- a CDS encoding aminotransferase class IV, whose product MSQFIESIKVEDQEMFLLEFHQKRVNDTFSHFGKEGSIDLEKIFKNLNHDEDGLYKLRLTYDLDKKFRTMMIPYAIPEIQSFQLVENNIYDYSFKFEDRKELEKMKMKSKSEEIIIVKNNHITDTSFSNLLFQKGKEWFTPSTYLLNGVQRQNLLKKKKIKEAEITLQNIKEYSHFQLINALNDFDDMFIYPIHKITNLPGNDDYLDL is encoded by the coding sequence ATGTCCCAATTCATTGAAAGCATTAAAGTAGAAGATCAGGAAATGTTCCTGTTAGAATTTCACCAAAAACGCGTCAACGATACTTTCTCCCATTTCGGGAAAGAAGGTTCTATTGATCTGGAAAAAATCTTTAAAAACCTGAATCACGACGAAGACGGTTTGTACAAACTCAGGCTCACATACGATCTTGATAAGAAATTCAGAACGATGATGATTCCTTACGCTATACCGGAAATACAAAGCTTTCAACTGGTTGAGAATAATATCTATGATTATTCTTTCAAGTTTGAAGATCGTAAAGAACTGGAGAAAATGAAGATGAAATCTAAATCTGAAGAAATCATCATTGTCAAAAACAATCACATCACCGATACTTCTTTTTCTAATCTTCTGTTTCAAAAAGGTAAAGAATGGTTCACGCCATCAACATATTTGTTAAATGGAGTTCAAAGGCAAAATCTTCTAAAGAAAAAGAAAATAAAAGAGGCAGAAATTACTTTACAAAACATCAAGGAATATTCACATTTCCAACTCATTAACGCACTGAATGACTTTGACGATATGTTTATATATCCGATCCATAAAATCACCAATCTTCCGGGAAATGATGATTATTTAGATCTTTAG
- a CDS encoding aminodeoxychorismate synthase component I: protein MFSQNHQKFIEMDELSQKKVPFFFVIDFLGNKVEIYNEKQLEENSLIVDFQSFSNTKKIEALDKKTEWKSFPESLESFKKGFENVQENIRLGNSYLVNYTRKTKIETNLSLEEIFYHSKAKYKVLYKDFFVFFSPETFVKITSDKIFTYPMKGTIDASLENAEEVLKNDKKEKAEHYTVVDLLRNDLSMVADEVKVDKFQYIDFLKTHQKDLFAMSSEISGNLKPEFKGKIGSIMQKLLPAGSILGAPKPKTLEIILKAEGFNRGFYTGVCGWFDGENLDSCVMIRFIEKEGNQLYFKSGGGITHMSKLEDEYEEMKNKIYVPIH, encoded by the coding sequence ATGTTTTCTCAGAATCATCAAAAATTTATTGAAATGGACGAACTTTCACAAAAGAAAGTTCCTTTTTTCTTCGTTATAGATTTTCTCGGAAACAAGGTGGAAATATATAATGAAAAGCAATTAGAAGAAAATAGCTTGATCGTTGATTTTCAGTCGTTTTCAAACACAAAGAAGATCGAAGCATTAGATAAAAAAACAGAATGGAAATCTTTTCCGGAAAGCCTGGAAAGTTTTAAAAAAGGATTTGAAAACGTTCAGGAAAACATCAGATTAGGAAATTCTTACCTTGTTAATTATACCCGAAAAACAAAAATTGAGACCAATCTTAGCTTAGAAGAAATATTCTATCATTCTAAGGCAAAATACAAGGTTTTATATAAAGATTTTTTCGTATTTTTTTCTCCTGAAACTTTCGTCAAGATAACCAGTGATAAAATTTTCACATATCCGATGAAAGGCACTATTGATGCATCTCTGGAGAATGCCGAAGAAGTTTTGAAGAACGATAAGAAAGAAAAAGCCGAACATTACACTGTTGTTGATTTGCTTAGAAATGATCTCAGCATGGTTGCAGATGAGGTAAAAGTTGACAAATTTCAGTATATTGATTTTCTTAAAACCCATCAAAAAGATCTTTTTGCGATGAGTTCTGAGATTTCGGGCAATTTAAAACCTGAATTTAAAGGTAAAATAGGAAGCATAATGCAGAAACTTTTACCTGCAGGATCAATTTTAGGAGCGCCAAAACCTAAAACTTTAGAAATCATTTTGAAGGCAGAAGGTTTTAACAGAGGTTTTTACACCGGAGTTTGTGGTTGGTTTGACGGCGAAAACTTAGACAGTTGTGTGATGATTCGCTTTATCGAAAAAGAAGGCAATCAACTGTATTTCAAGAGCGGCGGCGGAATCACGCACATGAGCAAATTAGAAGACGAGTACGAAGAAATGAAAAATAAAATCTATGTCCCAATTCATTGA
- a CDS encoding DUF3820 family protein — MNPEILQEICVVKMPFGKYQNTVLADLPISYLEWFHRQGMPKGKLGMQLSTVYEIKLNGLMDLLTPLRGGKVEYHKPLTKVYKF; from the coding sequence ATAAATCCGGAAATATTGCAGGAGATCTGTGTGGTAAAAATGCCGTTCGGAAAATATCAGAATACGGTTTTGGCCGATCTGCCTATAAGTTACCTCGAATGGTTTCACAGGCAAGGAATGCCTAAAGGAAAATTAGGAATGCAACTGTCTACAGTTTATGAAATAAAACTGAACGGTTTGATGGATTTGCTTACGCCACTTCGGGGTGGAAAAGTAGAGTATCACAAACCCCTAACGAAGGTTTATAAGTTTTAA
- a CDS encoding beta-carotene 15,15'-monooxygenase, protein MSEFNEFDQQGSAPDRNTGSIISHAFEMYKGVILYVVVVSIIYYIADFIIQSISGFHYWSGFSDFRNMDGDYTDYSYWNRPGVSTYSSFSGIVSILMAPLFVGFIYVTNKFNTKVPVEFSDLFIGYRQNLGNILLYSLITNIILGISLVMCVIPFFFIYPLFLLGYPILLFENATAMEALTKTYSIAKENYGVFLGAALLGIIISVLGIVLCCVGIIFTLPFFTVVMYSTYCAYLGKPRQITYK, encoded by the coding sequence ATGTCAGAATTTAACGAATTTGATCAGCAGGGATCTGCTCCTGATCGCAATACAGGCTCCATCATTTCTCATGCATTTGAGATGTATAAAGGCGTAATTCTTTATGTTGTAGTAGTATCTATTATTTATTACATCGCCGATTTTATTATTCAGTCGATTAGCGGTTTTCATTATTGGAGCGGGTTTAGTGATTTTCGGAATATGGATGGTGATTACACAGATTACAGTTATTGGAATAGGCCGGGAGTTTCTACTTATTCGTCTTTTTCAGGTATAGTATCAATCTTAATGGCGCCGCTATTTGTGGGTTTTATTTATGTTACAAATAAATTTAACACCAAGGTTCCTGTAGAATTTTCAGATCTGTTTATTGGTTATCGTCAGAATTTGGGAAACATTCTGCTGTATAGTTTAATTACAAATATTATCCTGGGGATTTCGCTTGTCATGTGTGTTATTCCGTTCTTCTTCATATATCCGCTGTTTTTGTTGGGCTATCCTATTTTGCTGTTTGAAAATGCTACCGCAATGGAAGCTTTAACCAAAACATACAGTATTGCTAAAGAAAACTACGGTGTATTTTTGGGAGCTGCACTTTTAGGGATAATAATAAGCGTGCTCGGAATCGTTTTATGTTGTGTTGGTATAATTTTTACATTACCATTTTTTACAGTCGTAATGTATTCTACTTATTGCGCATATTTGGGAAAACCAAGACAAATAACATATAAATAA
- a CDS encoding AI-2E family transporter gives MSHNEKQISSVVIKQIALLAIILILTALICFNLALFIPAVLGAVTIYVLCRKYNFYLQEEKKWKPWASSLLLMFASLIIIILPIYFIADLLIEKLGNAQAYMQKFNIFVDKIHDFVYNKTKIDLLSKENMTKVKDTAGRFSTTALSGTFNTLTVIMSMYFILYFMFERPRLFERILASAAPLKRANVSLIGEKMRKLIMANAIGIPVVALGQGIIALIGYFIFGAPSPILLFALTAAASMIPIVGAAIIYAPICIFMIAEGQTGQGIGLGAYCVIVVGLTDNILRFTLLKKLEDIHPLNTVFGIIMGMKLFGFMGLVFGPILVSFTLLLIQVYRNEFSEDDIPELELSSKDKNEELEEKIDLIV, from the coding sequence ATGTCACACAACGAAAAACAAATCAGCAGTGTTGTTATCAAGCAAATCGCATTGCTTGCAATTATTTTAATTTTAACAGCATTAATCTGTTTTAATCTTGCACTTTTTATTCCGGCTGTTTTGGGCGCAGTAACGATTTACGTGCTCTGCCGCAAATATAATTTTTATTTGCAGGAAGAAAAAAAGTGGAAACCCTGGGCATCATCATTGCTTTTGATGTTTGCAAGTTTAATAATTATCATTCTGCCAATTTATTTCATAGCAGATCTTTTAATTGAGAAACTCGGGAACGCACAGGCTTACATGCAAAAATTTAATATTTTTGTAGATAAGATTCACGATTTTGTGTACAATAAAACAAAAATTGATTTGCTAAGTAAAGAAAACATGACAAAGGTGAAAGATACTGCCGGTCGTTTTTCTACTACAGCGCTGAGTGGTACTTTCAATACATTGACTGTAATTATGTCGATGTATTTCATTCTTTATTTTATGTTTGAAAGGCCCCGATTATTTGAGAGAATTTTAGCTTCAGCTGCACCTTTGAAAAGAGCTAATGTGTCTTTAATAGGCGAAAAAATGCGTAAACTCATCATGGCAAATGCAATCGGAATTCCGGTTGTCGCTTTAGGACAGGGAATTATTGCTTTGATAGGATATTTTATTTTCGGTGCGCCAAGTCCCATTTTACTTTTCGCTTTAACGGCAGCTGCATCAATGATTCCAATTGTGGGGGCGGCAATTATCTACGCTCCGATCTGTATTTTTATGATTGCAGAAGGTCAGACTGGGCAAGGTATTGGTTTGGGAGCGTACTGTGTGATTGTTGTTGGTCTTACGGATAATATTCTGCGTTTCACTTTATTAAAAAAACTCGAAGATATTCATCCTCTAAATACGGTGTTTGGAATTATTATGGGAATGAAACTCTTCGGTTTCATGGGGCTTGTCTTTGGGCCAATTCTGGTGTCTTTCACACTTTTGCTGATTCAGGTTTATAGAAATGAATTTTCAGAAGATGATATACCTGAGCTCGAACTTTCCAGTAAAGATAAAAATGAAGAACTCGAAGAAAAAATTGATTTAATTGTTTAA